Proteins found in one Haloferax litoreum genomic segment:
- a CDS encoding helix-turn-helix transcriptional regulator, whose translation MNAREDVAFLVGSRSRESILQALAREPRRPTDLARVCGCARETAQRTLAGFCDRGWVEKSDGLYRLTPGGKMVYEQYTDLVDTVECTARMREFLTNAGGICDDVPADVLEQLTVTTAADNDPHAPINRYLTVLGNDTVDEFRGVSPIVSRVFNEAAEQVLGPQTEMELVVDRDVLERSMSEYAESFELGQELDQFSLRVVEDTLEFGLLLVDGHGLVAAYDDHGNMVSLVDGDAPAVVDWVKDLYESIRSESKPLEHGDSAV comes from the coding sequence ATGAATGCGCGGGAGGACGTCGCGTTCCTCGTCGGGTCGCGGAGCAGGGAGTCGATACTGCAAGCACTCGCGCGAGAGCCACGGCGGCCAACTGACCTCGCACGGGTCTGCGGATGCGCCCGCGAAACGGCACAGCGGACGCTCGCAGGGTTCTGTGACCGAGGATGGGTGGAGAAATCCGACGGGTTGTACCGACTCACCCCCGGAGGGAAGATGGTCTACGAACAGTACACAGACCTCGTCGACACCGTCGAATGCACGGCACGGATGCGCGAGTTCCTGACGAACGCTGGGGGCATCTGTGACGACGTTCCGGCCGATGTCCTCGAGCAGTTGACCGTCACGACTGCCGCAGACAACGACCCACACGCACCCATCAACCGGTACCTCACCGTGCTCGGAAACGACACGGTAGACGAATTCCGCGGCGTCTCTCCTATCGTCAGTCGGGTCTTCAACGAAGCAGCAGAACAAGTCCTCGGTCCGCAGACGGAGATGGAACTCGTCGTCGACAGAGACGTGCTCGAACGGTCCATGTCGGAGTACGCCGAATCGTTCGAACTCGGACAGGAACTCGACCAGTTCTCGCTCCGTGTCGTAGAGGACACTCTCGAGTTCGGCCTCCTCCTCGTGGATGGTCACGGCTTGGTCGCAGCCTACGACGACCACGGAAACATGGTCTCACTCGTCGACGGTGACGCACCCGCAGTCGTGGACTGGGTCAAAGACCTCTACGAGTCGATTCGAAGCGAGTCAAAACCACTCGAACACGGCGACTCGGCGGTGTAA
- a CDS encoding Cdc6/Cdc18 family protein, with product MPNASDDLFTREDPIFANKELLEINHLPGEGRIVGRDDEISNLATAVNPAIFGQSPSNVLIYGKTGTGKSLCAKYVSQRLVDTAEEEGVKAMFAYVDCAQDTTETQAVQTIADSVNDPAVTGIKVPDKGLSTSTYYKRLWRILDALYDVVLIILDEIDKLSDDDILMQLSRAGEAGKISGCKLGVIGISNKIQYKDRMDERVKSSLCEREFVFPPYDANQLRDIMDARSDAFRDGVLDPSTIPRAAALAAREHGDARKAIDILRYAGEIAQSMGASTVKENFVTQARQRAETDRFRELIRGSTPHSRYVLQALAILSLSNQQQDGFRTSRVYEVYENICRQQGSDSLSLRRVRDLLKEHAFLDIIEQSKHSGGSAEGSYTKHQLLEDPDVVKDVLTEDV from the coding sequence ATGCCTAACGCCAGCGACGACCTCTTCACCAGGGAGGACCCCATCTTCGCTAACAAGGAGTTGTTAGAGATCAATCACCTCCCTGGTGAGGGTCGCATCGTCGGTCGCGACGACGAGATTTCGAACCTCGCGACGGCGGTGAATCCTGCAATCTTCGGACAGAGTCCGAGCAACGTGTTGATATACGGGAAGACGGGGACGGGGAAGTCACTCTGTGCGAAGTACGTCTCACAACGACTCGTCGATACTGCCGAAGAAGAAGGCGTGAAGGCGATGTTCGCCTACGTCGACTGCGCACAGGACACCACAGAGACGCAGGCCGTCCAGACAATCGCGGATAGCGTCAACGACCCCGCGGTCACGGGCATCAAAGTCCCCGACAAAGGACTCTCTACGTCGACGTACTACAAGCGTCTCTGGCGTATCCTCGACGCCCTCTACGACGTCGTTCTCATCATCCTCGACGAAATCGACAAACTGAGCGACGACGATATTCTCATGCAACTTTCGCGGGCGGGTGAGGCGGGGAAGATTTCCGGGTGCAAACTCGGTGTCATCGGTATCAGCAACAAGATTCAGTACAAAGACCGAATGGACGAACGCGTCAAATCCAGTCTCTGTGAACGCGAGTTCGTCTTTCCCCCGTACGACGCCAACCAACTGCGGGATATCATGGATGCCCGGAGTGACGCGTTCCGCGACGGGGTCTTGGACCCCTCGACGATTCCCCGCGCCGCGGCACTCGCCGCCCGTGAACACGGGGACGCCCGCAAGGCAATCGACATCCTTCGGTACGCTGGCGAAATTGCACAGTCGATGGGTGCGAGCACGGTGAAAGAGAACTTCGTCACGCAGGCGCGCCAGCGTGCAGAGACAGACCGATTCCGCGAACTCATCCGTGGTTCGACACCGCACTCACGCTACGTTCTCCAAGCACTGGCGATTCTCTCGCTGTCTAACCAACAGCAGGATGGCTTCCGGACGAGTCGTGTGTACGAAGTCTACGAGAACATCTGCCGACAGCAGGGTTCGGATAGCCTCTCTCTCCGGCGGGTTCGTGACCTCCTCAAAGAACACGCGTTCCTCGACATCATCGAGCAGTCCAAACACAGCGGCGGTAGTGCTGAAGGGAGTTACACGAAACACCAGTTGCTCGAAGACCCGGACGTGGTTAAAGACGTCCTGACAGAAGACGTCTAA
- a CDS encoding DEAD/DEAH box helicase — protein MTAEDGEQTAEDEMRTAENGTQTAADGEQTAPADESDTVVLDRLSDVTDATVPNDDERPTDGVPTDASGVSLASFYDALEAEGRPVVTAQQVARRLDVTQADALDGLDALVDAGRVEKVNVETDPIVWYPTEWGKLAARERVVLFPKRRELVVDNPTQYTRARLSQFAHLVDTTGDREGRGRGYLYRIRQEDVWQAPFDDVRDLIAMLRSVVPERSPHLETWVEDQWKRAHQFRLYSHEEGYTVLEAATESLMGNVALQKLDDDQIYAPISDTEAWVRDESVAAIKRILYDAGYPVEDDRDLEEGEALDVSLHVELRDYQQDWVDRFLDQRAGVLVGPPGAGKTIAGIGALAAVGGETLILVPSRELARQWREELRSTTDLDDDQIGEYHGGQKEIQPVTIATYQTAGMDRHRSLFDSRRWGLIVYDEAHHIPSRVFQRSADLQSKHRLGLSATPIREDDKEAEIFTLIGPPIGTDWGKLFDAGYVQEPEVEIRYVGWEDDMARNEWASSDGRERHMLAAMNPAKVFEIRRLRARHPDSKTLVFVDYLDQGKEIASALDVPFVSGETRHHRREAYFEAFRDGDVETLVISRIGDEGIDLPNAELAIVASGLGGSRRQGSQRAGRTMRPAGSALVYVLATRGTSEEDFAQRQMQHLAGKGIQVREVNSSEPTDGGSAE, from the coding sequence ATGACTGCCGAGGACGGAGAGCAGACTGCCGAAGATGAAATGCGGACTGCTGAAAACGGGACGCAGACTGCCGCGGACGGAGAGCAGACTGCTCCTGCGGACGAGTCCGACACCGTCGTACTCGACCGACTCAGCGACGTAACCGATGCCACCGTCCCGAACGACGACGAACGACCGACCGATGGTGTCCCGACAGATGCTTCGGGTGTCTCCCTCGCTTCGTTCTACGACGCTCTGGAAGCGGAGGGTCGTCCGGTCGTGACGGCACAGCAAGTTGCTCGCCGACTCGACGTGACGCAGGCAGACGCGTTGGACGGACTCGACGCACTCGTCGACGCGGGCCGCGTCGAGAAGGTGAACGTCGAGACTGACCCCATCGTATGGTATCCGACGGAGTGGGGGAAACTCGCCGCACGCGAACGCGTCGTCCTGTTCCCGAAGCGTCGTGAACTCGTCGTCGACAACCCGACGCAGTACACACGCGCGCGCCTCTCACAGTTCGCCCACCTCGTAGACACGACAGGTGACCGCGAAGGCCGTGGCCGTGGGTACCTGTACCGAATTCGGCAGGAAGACGTGTGGCAGGCACCGTTTGACGACGTTCGAGACCTCATCGCAATGCTTCGGTCGGTCGTGCCGGAGCGCTCACCCCACCTCGAGACGTGGGTCGAAGACCAGTGGAAACGCGCCCACCAGTTCCGCCTGTACTCTCACGAAGAGGGATACACCGTCCTCGAAGCCGCGACGGAGAGCCTCATGGGCAACGTCGCCCTCCAAAAACTCGACGACGACCAGATTTACGCACCGATTTCCGACACCGAAGCGTGGGTCAGAGACGAGTCAGTCGCAGCAATCAAACGAATCCTCTACGACGCCGGGTACCCCGTCGAAGACGACCGCGACCTCGAAGAAGGTGAAGCACTCGACGTCTCGCTCCACGTCGAGTTACGCGACTACCAGCAAGACTGGGTGGACCGTTTCTTGGACCAGCGCGCTGGCGTCCTCGTCGGTCCGCCGGGTGCGGGAAAGACCATCGCTGGCATCGGAGCACTCGCAGCAGTCGGCGGCGAGACGCTAATTCTGGTTCCGAGTCGAGAACTCGCGCGACAGTGGCGCGAAGAACTGCGCTCGACGACCGACCTCGACGACGACCAAATCGGGGAGTACCACGGCGGACAAAAAGAGATTCAACCGGTCACCATCGCGACGTACCAGACGGCGGGGATGGACCGACACCGTTCCCTGTTCGACTCACGTCGCTGGGGTCTCATCGTCTACGACGAGGCGCACCACATCCCCAGTCGTGTCTTCCAGCGGAGTGCCGACCTTCAGTCCAAACACCGCCTCGGACTGTCGGCGACGCCCATCCGTGAAGACGACAAAGAGGCCGAGATATTCACCCTCATCGGCCCGCCAATCGGGACCGACTGGGGCAAACTCTTCGACGCGGGCTACGTCCAGGAACCAGAAGTCGAGATTCGGTACGTCGGGTGGGAAGACGACATGGCACGCAACGAGTGGGCGTCCAGCGACGGCCGAGAGCGCCACATGCTCGCCGCGATGAACCCCGCCAAAGTCTTCGAGATACGTCGACTCCGCGCCCGTCACCCCGACTCGAAGACGCTCGTCTTCGTCGACTATCTCGACCAGGGTAAAGAGATAGCCTCGGCGCTCGACGTGCCGTTCGTCAGCGGCGAGACGCGACACCACCGCCGCGAGGCGTACTTCGAGGCCTTCCGCGACGGCGACGTAGAGACACTCGTCATCTCCCGCATCGGCGACGAGGGAATCGACCTCCCGAACGCAGAACTCGCTATCGTCGCCTCCGGCCTCGGTGGGTCGCGTCGGCAAGGGTCCCAGCGCGCCGGACGTACCATGCGCCCGGCCGGAAGCGCACTCGTCTACGTCCTCGCGACCCGCGGAACCAGCGAAGAAGACTTCGCCCAGCGACAGATGCAACACCTCGCAGGGAAGGGGATTCAGGTCCGCGAGGTCAACTCGTCCGAACCCACAGACGGTGGGTCAGCCGAGTAG
- a CDS encoding 2Fe-2S iron-sulfur cluster-binding protein yields MKNPDASGDERDDVESRPTSTTTEPESDTTDSGAEIVVVRVRTDDSVVDLDVERGRVLRDVLLDADLSPYTSLTERANCGGRGLCATCGVRVVEGETSPTHWHDRLASRFGYPRLSCQILVEGAMEVDLVEDKRIWGGRE; encoded by the coding sequence ATGAAGAATCCCGATGCGTCGGGAGACGAGCGCGACGACGTCGAGAGTAGACCCACGTCGACCACCACCGAACCCGAGAGCGACACGACAGACAGCGGGGCCGAGATAGTCGTCGTCAGGGTTCGAACCGACGATAGTGTCGTCGACCTCGACGTCGAACGCGGTCGTGTTCTGCGAGACGTTCTTCTCGATGCCGACCTCTCACCGTACACCAGCCTGACCGAACGGGCGAACTGCGGCGGTCGTGGCCTCTGTGCGACCTGTGGTGTGCGGGTCGTCGAGGGAGAGACCTCTCCGACGCACTGGCACGACCGGTTGGCATCGCGGTTCGGGTACCCTCGGCTCTCGTGTCAGATTCTCGTCGAGGGGGCGATGGAAGTGGACCTCGTCGAAGACAAACGCATCTGGGGCGGACGCGAGTGA
- a CDS encoding acyl-CoA thioesterase: protein MTVVAEIAVRFRDHDSFGHVNNAVYATYCEQARVEYFESVLDVPLPELDIVVAHLELDYRAPIEGIGTVEVEVEAGEPGGKSFPLFYELSYEGDVVATGKTIQVAMDESGTPTRVPDSWREAIANQSE from the coding sequence ATGACTGTCGTCGCCGAAATTGCCGTTCGATTCCGTGACCACGACTCCTTCGGACACGTGAACAACGCCGTCTACGCGACTTACTGTGAGCAAGCGCGTGTCGAATACTTCGAGTCGGTACTCGACGTCCCCCTCCCCGAACTCGACATCGTCGTCGCACACCTCGAACTCGACTACCGAGCACCTATCGAGGGTATCGGAACCGTCGAAGTCGAAGTCGAGGCGGGCGAACCCGGTGGGAAGAGTTTCCCACTCTTCTACGAACTCTCCTACGAGGGCGACGTCGTCGCAACCGGGAAGACGATTCAAGTCGCGATGGACGAGTCCGGAACGCCGACTCGCGTCCCGGATTCGTGGCGCGAAGCGATAGCGAACCAGTCCGAGTAG
- a CDS encoding 6-pyruvoyl trahydropterin synthase family protein, translated as MPQGTLKQTRQSADEAADSLARAGERVLHIGRDRPIRISAGHRLLHHDGKCSRPHGHNYEIAVRVVGELTDEGWVVDKGVVTDVIDEWDHRFLVEDGDPLVDAFELSGDADGMVVLDAPPTAEVMAVVLEEKLEATLPDTVSDISVEVSETAELCAGF; from the coding sequence ATGCCCCAGGGAACACTCAAACAGACACGACAGTCTGCTGACGAGGCAGCGGACTCGCTCGCGCGTGCGGGCGAACGTGTCCTGCACATCGGTCGTGACCGGCCAATCCGCATCAGCGCCGGCCATCGCCTCCTCCACCACGACGGCAAATGTAGTCGGCCACACGGCCACAACTACGAAATCGCGGTCCGCGTCGTCGGCGAACTCACCGACGAGGGGTGGGTCGTGGACAAAGGTGTCGTGACCGACGTCATCGACGAGTGGGACCACCGATTCCTCGTCGAAGACGGCGACCCACTCGTCGACGCGTTCGAGTTGTCGGGCGACGCCGACGGGATGGTCGTCCTCGACGCGCCTCCGACGGCCGAGGTGATGGCCGTCGTCCTCGAAGAGAAACTCGAAGCTACGCTCCCCGACACCGTCTCCGATATCTCGGTCGAGGTTAGCGAGACGGCGGAACTCTGCGCAGGATTCTGA
- a CDS encoding 7-carboxy-7-deazaguanine synthase QueE, with protein sequence MPVSDSVSRPDTDADGDRLPINELFASLQGEGKLAGVPSTFVRTSGCNLRCWFCDSYHTSWEPTHAWMGVEEVVAEVDALAPEHVVVTGGEPLVHDETATLLSELADDYHLTVETNGTLETDAPVDLASISPKLASSTPTPENAPTDTDPGVWTDKHESARIDLDSLASLVDHADDFQLKFVVTGRDDLPEIESLVDDVRGVTTREVRDSDVLLMPEGQTRDALARTRTDVADLAAEFGYRYTPRLHVDLWNDAPET encoded by the coding sequence ATGCCAGTCTCCGATTCGGTTTCGCGACCCGACACCGACGCCGACGGGGACCGACTCCCTATCAACGAACTGTTCGCGTCGCTGCAAGGCGAGGGAAAACTTGCTGGCGTCCCGAGCACGTTCGTCAGGACGAGTGGGTGCAACCTCCGATGTTGGTTCTGCGACTCGTACCACACCTCGTGGGAACCGACGCACGCGTGGATGGGTGTCGAGGAAGTCGTCGCCGAAGTCGACGCACTCGCACCCGAACACGTCGTCGTCACCGGCGGCGAACCCCTCGTCCACGACGAGACGGCGACGCTCCTGTCTGAACTCGCCGACGACTACCATCTCACCGTCGAGACGAACGGGACACTCGAAACCGACGCGCCAGTCGACTTGGCGAGCATCAGTCCAAAACTCGCCTCGTCGACGCCGACACCCGAAAATGCGCCGACGGACACCGACCCCGGTGTCTGGACGGACAAACACGAGTCGGCGCGTATCGACCTCGATTCGCTCGCCTCGCTGGTCGACCACGCCGACGACTTCCAGTTGAAGTTCGTCGTCACCGGCCGTGACGACCTGCCCGAAATCGAATCACTGGTGGACGACGTGCGCGGTGTGACGACTCGTGAGGTCCGCGACAGCGACGTGTTGCTCATGCCCGAAGGGCAGACCCGCGACGCCCTCGCTCGAACCCGAACCGACGTTGCCGACCTCGCCGCTGAGTTCGGATATCGCTACACGCCTCGCCTGCACGTCGACCTCTGGAACGACGCACCCGAAACCTGA
- the queC gene encoding 7-cyano-7-deazaguanine synthase QueC — translation MTDDTSTDDASTDDSPSDEKRAVVLLSGGMDSATTAFEAKERGYEIYALHTSYGQKTESTEYECARALADELDARDFLHIETSHLKQIGASSLTDDSMAVEDADMDADEIPTSYVPFRNANLLSMAVSYAEANDCETVFVGAHSEDYSGYPDCRPEFFEAFEAMVEVGTKPDTHISLDVPFVHDSKTDIARRGLELGVPFEHTWSCYRAEEPACGTCDSCAFRLQAFQNLGERDPIPYAERPDYVDAA, via the coding sequence ATGACTGACGATACATCCACAGACGACGCATCTACAGACGACTCGCCCAGCGACGAGAAACGCGCCGTCGTCCTCCTCTCCGGCGGCATGGACAGTGCGACGACTGCCTTCGAAGCGAAGGAACGTGGCTACGAGATATACGCACTCCACACCTCTTACGGCCAGAAGACCGAGTCCACGGAGTACGAGTGTGCCCGTGCCCTCGCCGACGAACTCGACGCCCGTGACTTCCTCCACATCGAGACGAGTCACCTGAAGCAAATCGGCGCGTCGTCGCTCACGGACGACTCGATGGCCGTCGAAGACGCCGACATGGACGCAGACGAGATTCCCACGTCGTACGTCCCCTTCCGGAACGCGAACCTCCTGTCGATGGCCGTCTCGTACGCCGAAGCCAACGACTGTGAGACCGTCTTCGTCGGCGCACACTCGGAAGACTACTCGGGCTATCCCGACTGTCGCCCCGAGTTCTTCGAGGCGTTCGAGGCGATGGTCGAAGTCGGAACCAAACCCGACACCCACATCTCGCTCGACGTGCCGTTCGTCCACGACTCGAAGACCGATATCGCCCGACGCGGCCTCGAACTCGGCGTCCCGTTCGAACACACGTGGTCGTGCTACCGTGCCGAGGAACCCGCCTGCGGAACCTGTGACTCGTGCGCGTTCCGGTTGCAGGCGTTCCAGAACCTCGGCGAACGTGACCCGATTCCGTACGCGGAGCGACCCGACTACGTCGACGCCGCGTAG